In Vibrio diazotrophicus, the following proteins share a genomic window:
- a CDS encoding DUF945 family protein, whose protein sequence is MKKLKLIGAVGGAVSLALCWPLAVGQIGQNVISDGLKHVSNNDISAELFSYDRGYLSSHAQTRFTVTNPVLKLQMQNEGLPTEVIVDSDIRHGLASISSVSTFPDYPESPLVVNSTTQLNGNTRFSSTLDNWHYQSEGPDSVAISILSSQVTGTVTALGQMDFNVTIPSIALNFETGENMLISDFSGQGNGKQDSGFWIGKQNITLGSLTVDDGQGSTLFSAESTSYQFESEFNTEKSRFTSNHKMNVGKVMVDDGEVNNVQLDFTLGDADREAFLALSNIYQSNPYLEAEDLEKAMPHVDSLFSQGFFVSIKPFALNLGEGEFSSKITLNIPEGTNDVQKDPSVIMSALTGDLEAFVSNQLVDDYPTIQQGVDELLMMEMMTQDDKGYQLKADIKEGNIVFSNGHKVPLFALFMYGMMAR, encoded by the coding sequence ATGAAAAAACTAAAATTAATTGGTGCAGTTGGTGGCGCAGTCTCGCTGGCGTTATGTTGGCCTTTAGCTGTGGGACAAATTGGTCAGAATGTGATTAGCGATGGCTTAAAACACGTCAGCAATAACGATATCTCTGCAGAACTGTTCAGTTATGACCGTGGTTACCTGTCTTCGCATGCGCAAACACGTTTTACTGTTACCAACCCGGTTCTTAAGTTGCAAATGCAGAACGAAGGTTTACCAACCGAAGTTATCGTGGACAGCGATATTCGCCATGGGTTGGCGAGTATTTCTTCTGTGTCGACGTTCCCTGATTATCCAGAGTCTCCGCTGGTGGTTAACAGTACCACGCAACTGAATGGAAACACCCGTTTCTCTTCCACACTAGATAACTGGCATTATCAAAGTGAAGGCCCAGATTCTGTAGCGATTTCTATTCTATCTTCTCAAGTAACGGGCACTGTTACAGCTTTGGGACAAATGGATTTCAACGTTACTATCCCGTCTATTGCTTTGAATTTTGAAACTGGCGAGAACATGTTGATTTCTGATTTCTCAGGACAGGGTAATGGTAAACAAGATTCAGGATTTTGGATTGGAAAGCAAAACATCACACTCGGAAGTTTAACTGTTGACGATGGTCAGGGTTCGACTCTGTTTTCTGCCGAGAGTACTTCATATCAGTTTGAGTCTGAGTTCAACACTGAAAAATCGCGTTTTACCAGCAATCATAAGATGAATGTTGGCAAGGTTATGGTTGATGACGGTGAAGTGAACAATGTTCAACTCGATTTCACTTTGGGTGACGCAGACCGTGAGGCTTTCCTTGCACTGTCAAACATCTATCAAAGTAATCCCTATTTAGAAGCGGAAGACCTTGAAAAAGCGATGCCACACGTTGATTCGCTATTTTCTCAAGGGTTCTTTGTCAGCATCAAACCTTTTGCTCTTAATCTTGGCGAGGGAGAGTTTTCGTCAAAGATTACTCTTAACATTCCTGAAGGCACCAATGACGTACAGAAAGATCCGAGTGTGATTATGTCTGCGTTAACGGGTGATCTTGAAGCGTTTGTATCGAATCAACTGGTTGATGATTACCCAACCATTCAACAGGGCGTGGATGAGCTACTTATGATGGAAATGATGACGCAAGACGACAAAGGCTATCAATTAAAAGCAGATATAAAGGAAGGGAATATTGTTTTCTCCAATGGTCATAAGGTTCCTCTTTTTGCTCTGTTTATGTATGGAATGATGGCGCGTTAA
- the serC gene encoding 3-phosphoserine/phosphohydroxythreonine transaminase, translating into MEPKTDTVYNFSAGPAALPKAVMEKAQAEFVNWNGMGVSVMEISHRSKPFIKVAEEAEQDLRDLLNIPDNYKVLFCQGGARAQFAAVPLNLMGNAKKATYIDGGYWAESAVKEAKKYCETDVFDAKVEKDGKIAILPASEWKIDPEAAYVHFCPNETIDGIEINDLPVTDKPIVADMSSTILSREIDVSKYGVIYAGAQKNIGPAGICIAIVRDDLLELASDLVPGILNYKLLAEQGSMFNTPPTYAWYLSGLVFKWLKEQGGVKAIEKINREKAALLYDYVDSSDFYRNGVHPDNRSLMNVPFQLAKPELDGTFLELAEARGLTSLKGHRVVGGMRASIYNAMTLEGVQALVSFMKEFEEQYA; encoded by the coding sequence ATGGAGCCGAAAACGGACACTGTTTATAACTTTAGTGCTGGTCCAGCAGCGTTACCAAAAGCCGTGATGGAAAAAGCACAGGCTGAGTTTGTTAATTGGAACGGCATGGGCGTTTCGGTTATGGAAATTAGCCACCGCAGCAAACCTTTCATTAAGGTGGCAGAAGAAGCAGAGCAGGATTTGCGCGATCTTCTAAATATCCCAGATAACTATAAAGTACTATTTTGCCAAGGTGGCGCACGTGCACAATTTGCAGCTGTGCCTCTGAACCTGATGGGTAACGCGAAGAAAGCAACCTATATTGATGGTGGATACTGGGCAGAAAGCGCAGTTAAAGAAGCAAAAAAATATTGCGAAACAGATGTTTTTGACGCGAAAGTAGAAAAAGACGGCAAAATTGCTATTTTGCCAGCAAGCGAGTGGAAGATTGATCCAGAAGCGGCATATGTTCACTTCTGTCCAAACGAAACCATCGACGGTATTGAGATTAATGATTTACCAGTAACGGATAAACCAATCGTTGCTGACATGTCTTCAACGATTCTTTCTCGTGAAATTGATGTTTCGAAATACGGTGTTATCTACGCGGGTGCGCAGAAAAACATTGGCCCTGCGGGCATTTGTATCGCGATTGTACGTGATGATTTGCTAGAGCTAGCAAGTGACCTTGTTCCTGGCATCCTGAACTACAAGCTGTTGGCAGAACAAGGTTCAATGTTCAACACACCACCTACTTACGCTTGGTATTTGTCAGGCTTGGTATTCAAGTGGTTAAAAGAGCAGGGTGGCGTGAAAGCGATTGAGAAAATCAACCGTGAAAAAGCGGCACTGCTTTATGACTATGTTGATTCATCTGATTTCTACCGTAATGGTGTTCACCCAGACAACCGTTCGCTAATGAACGTGCCATTCCAGTTAGCGAAGCCTGAACTAGACGGTACTTTCCTTGAGTTAGCTGAAGCTCGTGGTTTAACTTCACTGAAAGGTCACCGTGTTGTTGGTGGTATGCGTGCATCAATCTATAACGCAATGACGCTTGAAGGTGTTCAAGCACTTGTTTCGTTTATGAAAGAGTTTGAAGAGCAGTACGCGTAA
- a CDS encoding YgiQ family radical SAM protein, which produces MYSDITPIHQHKKYWAECFGTARFLPTSRKEMDALGWDSCDIIIVTGDAYVDHPSFGMAIIGRLLEAQGFRVGIIAQPEWQNKDAFMALGKPNLFFGVTAGNMDSMINRYTSDRKLRHDDAYTPNNEGGKRPDRATLVYSQRCREAYKDVPIVLGGIEASLRRVAHYDYWSDKVRRSVLFDAKADILLFGNAERALVEVAHRLADGESISDLTNVRGTAVNLAAVPEGFKVIDSSRIDKPSTPFVPTNPYEVETQCETKKEEEEAKPITVRPSRHDSKTTAVRLPSYEKLINDRILYAHASRVLHLETNPYSGRALIQSHGNRELWVNQAPIPLSTEEMDYVFDLPYARVPHPKYGKDKIPAYDMIKTSVNIMRGCFGGCSFCSITEHEGRIIQNRSKESIINELKEIRDKVPGFTGTISDLGGPTANMYRLGCSDPKAEANCRRPSCVFPGICHKLNTDHKHTIDLYREARKVEGIKKVMIASGVRYDLAIESPEYVKELVTHHVGGYLKIAPEHTEKSPLDLMMKPGMGTFDRFKEMFDKYSAEAGKKQYLIPYFISAHPGTEDEDMVNLALWLKSHNYECDQVQNFYPSPMCNATAMYHSEVNPLKRVKYKKREDVTVPKGDRQRRLHKALLRYHDPLNWPLIREALINMGKKHLIGDKPNCLVPAEDGDKLTPAQRRKSGRHGSNRFATKHTKSQPGFDALRGDNSRGDSGRGENGRKENNRGDNPRGNKASGNNKSGAKGSYGSSQGSSRPQGQGNGRPQSSARPNANKGKGQNRPSQRTQ; this is translated from the coding sequence ATGTACAGCGATATCACTCCTATCCATCAACACAAAAAGTACTGGGCAGAATGCTTCGGTACCGCACGCTTTTTACCTACCAGCCGTAAAGAGATGGATGCGCTTGGATGGGATAGCTGCGACATTATCATTGTGACCGGTGACGCTTATGTTGATCACCCAAGTTTTGGTATGGCTATCATTGGTCGTCTGTTGGAAGCACAAGGTTTCCGCGTCGGCATCATTGCGCAACCAGAATGGCAAAATAAAGACGCGTTTATGGCGCTGGGTAAACCGAACTTATTCTTCGGCGTTACAGCAGGCAACATGGACTCGATGATCAACCGTTACACGTCAGACAGAAAATTGCGTCATGATGATGCCTACACTCCGAACAATGAAGGCGGTAAGCGTCCTGATCGTGCAACACTGGTTTACTCTCAGCGTTGTCGTGAAGCTTATAAAGATGTGCCAATTGTACTGGGTGGTATTGAAGCAAGCCTGCGTCGTGTTGCGCACTATGACTATTGGTCAGACAAAGTTCGCCGTTCAGTGCTATTTGATGCGAAAGCCGACATTCTGTTATTTGGTAACGCAGAACGCGCTCTGGTAGAAGTGGCACACCGCTTAGCTGACGGGGAATCAATCAGCGATCTGACTAACGTACGCGGCACAGCAGTGAACCTAGCGGCAGTACCTGAAGGTTTCAAGGTTATTGATTCATCAAGAATTGATAAACCAAGTACGCCATTTGTACCGACCAACCCGTACGAAGTTGAAACACAGTGTGAAACTAAGAAAGAGGAAGAAGAAGCGAAACCGATTACCGTTCGCCCTTCCCGTCATGATTCAAAAACCACAGCTGTGCGTTTGCCTTCTTACGAGAAACTGATTAATGACCGTATTCTTTATGCTCATGCAAGCCGTGTACTGCATTTAGAAACCAACCCGTATTCCGGCCGTGCTCTGATTCAAAGCCACGGTAACCGTGAGCTTTGGGTTAACCAGGCACCAATCCCATTGTCTACTGAAGAGATGGATTATGTGTTTGACCTACCGTATGCACGTGTACCGCATCCTAAATACGGTAAAGATAAGATCCCTGCGTATGACATGATTAAAACGTCAGTCAACATTATGCGTGGATGTTTTGGTGGCTGTTCTTTCTGTTCTATTACCGAACACGAAGGGCGAATCATTCAGAACCGTTCGAAAGAATCGATCATCAACGAACTCAAAGAGATCCGCGATAAAGTACCGGGCTTTACTGGCACTATCTCGGATTTAGGTGGCCCAACAGCAAACATGTACCGTTTAGGTTGTTCAGATCCTAAAGCGGAAGCCAACTGTCGTCGACCTTCCTGTGTGTTCCCGGGCATCTGTCATAAACTCAATACCGACCACAAGCACACCATCGATTTATATCGTGAAGCGCGTAAAGTGGAAGGCATTAAGAAAGTGATGATCGCGTCTGGTGTTCGCTACGACCTCGCCATTGAGTCACCTGAATATGTCAAAGAGCTTGTGACTCACCACGTAGGTGGCTATCTGAAAATTGCTCCAGAGCATACAGAAAAGAGCCCGCTTGATCTGATGATGAAACCGGGTATGGGTACATTCGACCGTTTCAAAGAAATGTTTGATAAATACAGTGCGGAAGCGGGCAAGAAGCAATACTTAATTCCTTATTTCATCTCTGCTCACCCAGGTACAGAAGATGAAGATATGGTGAACTTGGCGCTATGGCTGAAAAGCCACAACTACGAGTGTGACCAAGTACAGAACTTCTATCCATCACCAATGTGTAACGCAACGGCGATGTATCACTCTGAAGTGAACCCTTTAAAACGTGTGAAATACAAAAAACGTGAAGATGTCACTGTACCGAAAGGTGACCGTCAAAGACGTTTGCACAAAGCCCTTCTTCGCTATCACGACCCACTAAACTGGCCGCTGATCCGCGAAGCTCTAATCAACATGGGCAAGAAACATTTGATTGGTGATAAACCAAACTGTTTAGTTCCTGCTGAAGATGGTGACAAACTCACGCCAGCGCAGCGTCGTAAGTCAGGTCGTCACGGTTCAAACCGATTTGCTACCAAGCATACCAAGTCACAACCGGGATTTGATGCACTTCGCGGTGACAATAGTCGTGGTGATAGCGGTCGTGGTGAAAATGGCCGTAAAGAGAACAATCGTGGCGATAATCCACGTGGAAACAAAGCATCGGGCAACAACAAATCAGGTGCAAAAGGTTCCTACGGCAGTTCACAAGGCAGCAGTCGTCCACAAGGTCAAGGTAACGGCCGCCCGCAAAGCAGTGCTCGACCAAATGCGAACAAAGGCAAAGGGCAAAACCGACCTTCTCAACGCACACAATAA
- a CDS encoding DUF4250 domain-containing protein — protein sequence MDLSNVNKLDSIILLGIVNEKLRLECDSLDELVSTYEMDVESVVGKLSHLGFRYDPLTNQFKSSGR from the coding sequence ATGGATCTGAGCAATGTTAATAAGCTGGATAGTATTATTCTTTTAGGCATAGTGAATGAGAAGCTACGCTTGGAGTGTGACAGCTTAGATGAGCTGGTTTCCACTTATGAAATGGATGTTGAAAGCGTGGTTGGTAAATTGAGTCATCTTGGCTTTCGCTATGATCCATTAACCAACCAGTTCAAATCATCAGGTCGTTAA